A single region of the Syngnathoides biaculeatus isolate LvHL_M chromosome 17, ASM1980259v1, whole genome shotgun sequence genome encodes:
- the LOC133490696 gene encoding ephrin type-A receptor 5 isoform X3, translating to MRARWRSCGARLVAWTWVWSVAWCIPANEVNLLDSRSVMGDLGWVAYPKNGWEEIGEVDEDYAPIHTYQVCRVMEQNQNNWLHTNWILTEGAQRVYIELKFTLRDCNSLPGGVGTCKETFNMYYYETDGSELEDRDMADGEGITEEEDRALKESQYIKIDTIAADESFTELDLGDRVMKLNTEVRDLGPLTRKGFFLAFQDLGACIALVSVRVFYKRCPFLVKSLAEFSDTIPASEASQLVEVVGRCINNSLPLYEPPRMHCSTEGEWLVPIGKCVCQPGFEEILGSCQACKVGFYRSLLESLLCSKCPPHSVARHTGATLCSCEEGYYKIDSDPPNMACTRPPSAPRNAISNVNETSVFLEWSVPMESGGRKDIRYNVLCRQVLPDGKVLEECGPTVRFLPRQVGLANTSVMVADLQSHTNYSFLLEAVNGVSELAKDRAKQYVSLNVTTNQADVPCN from the exons atgagagcgcgttggaggagttgTGGCGCGAGGCTGGTGGCGTGGACGTGGGTTTGGAGCGTGGCGTGGTGCATCCCCGCAAATGAAG tTAACCTGCTGGATTCTCGCTCTGTGATGGGAGACCTTGGATGGGTGGCATACCCGAAAAATGGG TGGGAAGAAATCGGGGAAGTAGATGAAGACTATGCCCCCATCCACACCTACCAAGTGTGTCGGGTTATGGAGCAGAACCAGAACAACTGGCTTCACACCAACTGGATACTGACTGAAGGAGCTCAGCGGGTCTACATAGAACTCAAGTTCACCCTGAGAGACTGCAACAGCCTCCCCGGTGGCGTCGGAACTTGCAAGGAGACGTTTAACATGTATTACTACGAAACGGATGGCAGCGAACTGGAGGATAGAGATATGGCGGATGGGGAGGGGATAACGGAGGAGGAAGACAGGGCATTGAAGGAGAGCCAGTACATCAAAATTGACACCATAGCAGCTGATGAGAGCTTTACTGAGCTTGACCTCGGGGATAGGGTTATGAAGCTCAACACTGAAGTCCGCGATTTAGGCCCTTTGACTCGGAAGGGCTTCTTCTTGGCCTTTCAGGATTTGGGAGCCTGCATCGCTCTCGTTTCTGTCCGAGTTTTCTACAAACGCTGCCCATTCCTTGTGAAGAGCCTGGCCGAGTTCTCTGATACCATTCCCGCATCAGAGGCCTCGCAGCTGGTGGAGGTTGTGGGTCGCTGCATCAACAACTCTCTGCCTTTATACGAGCCTCCCAGGATGCACTGCAGCACTGAGGGAGAATGGCTGGTTCCCATTGGGAAGTGCGTGTGCCAGCCAGGATTTGAAGAAATCCTTGGATCCTGTCAAG CCTGCAAAGTGGGGTTTTACCGCTCGCTGCTGGAGTCTCTTCTCTGCAGTAAATGTCCGCCCCACAGTGTGGCCCGGCACACAGGAGCAACTTTATGCAGCTGTGAAGAAGGATATTACAAGATTGACTCAGATCCTCCCAATATGGCCTGCACAC GCCCACCGTCTGCTCCACGCAATGCCATCTCCAATGTCAATGAGACCAGCGTCTTCCTAGAGTGGTCTGTTCCCATGGAGTCCGGCGGCAGGAAGGATATCCGTTATAACGTCCTATGCAGACAAGTCTTGCCGGACGGGAAGGTCTTGGAGGAGTGCGGTCCCACCGTTCGCTTTCTGCCACGTCAGGTGGGCTTGGCCAACACCTCAGTGATGGTGGCCGACCTGCAGTCGCACACAAACTACAGTTTCCTGCTGGAAGCTGTCAATGGTGTGTCAGAGCTGGCTAAAGATCGCGCAAAGCAGTATGTGTCACTCAATGTGACCACCAATCAGGCTG ATGTTCCTTGTAATTGA